Proteins from one Acropora muricata isolate sample 2 chromosome 9, ASM3666990v1, whole genome shotgun sequence genomic window:
- the LOC136929709 gene encoding uncharacterized protein, giving the protein MEEEKTQHQTSVTGYLHNVSPIRTSNKTKYFDMQIQTGEDEVKRGVCFSPPRVQEFTKHSNSKSPVKITKFRFDKGSTSVCMGPDVQVDKLDKVDFERKILPQTLNLSLLNSVFDGQLITIKAKVINLTAVSKFTSSTSGVLNKAEADLLDPHGSAKLTLWGHFTSQVMEGNTYQFTNLRVRKDNHNIYLNTAKTGCEIVEAVPFNEPLCLTNVLPATSTSTSITAKIIGIKDTNHYMSCCNCNKKISSLETKNVDCTNCGLKQRAASCKKHWYIQAMFQHEKGTLNLTLFDDALKQLLELSNDKLKSITNDDLEDEFLSYSNTEVSVTYNNKTKIILNIEKQQ; this is encoded by the coding sequence atggaagaagaaaaaacacagCATCAAACTTCTGTCACAGGCTATTTGCACAATGTGTCACCTATTAGgacaagcaacaaaacaaagtacTTTGACATGCAAATTCAAACTGGTGAAGATGAAGTAAAACGTGGTGTATGCTTCTCTCCTCCACGCGTACAGGAATTCACCAAACACAGTAACAGCAAAAGTCCAGTTAAGATAACCAAATTCCGCTTTGATAAAGGCTCAACAAGTGTCTGCATGGGACCTGATGTACAAGTTGATAAACTAGACAAAGTTgactttgaaaggaaaattttgCCACAAACGCTGAACCTGTCATTACTTAATTCAGTGTTTGACGGTCAGCTTATCACCATAAAGGCAAAAGTGATCAACCTAACAGCTGTCTCCAAGTTTACTAGTTCCACATCAGGTGTTCTAAACAAGGCTGAAGCTGATCTGCTTGATCCCCATGGATCCGCCAAGCTGACGTTATGGGGGCATTTCACCTCGCAAGTGATGGAAGGCAACACCTATCAATTTACTAACTTAAGAGTTAGGAAAGATAACCACAACATTTACCTCAACACTGCAAAAACTGGCTGTGAGATTGTTGAAGCAGTTCCCTTCAATGAACCCCTTTGCCTTACAAATGTGCTACCAGCAACGTCAACATCTACATCTATCACAGCTAAAATTATCGGAATAAAAGACACAAACCACTACATGTCCTGCTGCAATTgtaacaaaaaaatatcgtCCCTAGAGACAAAAAATGTAGACTGCACAAACTGTGGTCTCAAACAAAGAGCAGCTTCTTGCAAAAAACATTGGTACATTCAAGCTATGTTTCAACATGAAAAAGGAACACTAAACCTAACACTGTTTGATGATGCATTGAAACAACTGCTTGAGCTTTCCAATGATAAATTGAAGTCAATCACTAACGATGATCTGGAGGATGAATTCTTGTCGTACAGTAACACAGAAGTTTCTGTAACttataataacaaaacaaaaatcatcttgaacattgaaaaacagCAGTAA
- the LOC136929706 gene encoding uncharacterized protein, which yields MLFTPWRNEEKDLLGSCSSYQARFFLVKDIISKQMEQYVICSDALDKVQEQMIGLDENVEKYDSIAPFTQNVEYQDEAEGLQDLHPDFNENYDLSDDVGIPSTATNTEPLILNELQDQDYRQLVQTLNKKQKEFFYHILHLIKTSDKPFYYFLSGGAGVGKSHLVKSLYQAALKYYNSKAGEDFNEVKILLLAPTGKAAFGIKGNTIHSTFAIPVCQWLKNYKPLDSSRLNTLRCKLHAVKLIFLDEISMVGNTMFNIQINNRLKDIKGSREFFGGVSIIALGDLFQLEPVMDSYVFKNMKNAEYAALAPNIWQELFTMFELDEIMRQRDSKAFAEILNRLREGNHTPEDIAKLKQRCISENCPNYPLDIPHLFIQNSKVDEFNNKVHLAATGDKYNIRAIDSVIGANSAELRDKILKQIPLDPRKTKQLASNLQLAAGERTELVVNLRTDDGMTNGAGNIIKRIQLHDRNKPSGVIWVQFDHADVGEKTRHDNKHLYVNNIDRAWTPIKPTTVQFAVGRTQTAQVVRKQFPLRPAAAKTIHRSQGDTETKIVVNFNTRRTIPHIHYVGLSRVTTIEGLYITDLCENKIAVNSQVKDEMQHLRTHRHLKLSVTPIYNTDETAFKICFLNTRSLHRHIEDIRKDMNYTSVDVNIFSETRLSHLDKDSDYAITGYSLFRNDNCSTTINTRPYGGTAVYSKTPFAPGYPLCKNSHGIEITIIKVITYPNLTIIGVYRSPKVPVTQMCTALTQILNLYISEYSIFIGDFNVNWLNQKDITHLHNLFITKNNYRQLVSCYTTDNRTTIDHIYTNLPEPEVTFHILETYFSDHKAICASIQPKTLY from the coding sequence ATGCTCTTTACCCCatggagaaatgaagaaaaggaTTTGCTAGGTAGTTGCTCTTCCTATCAAGCACGCTTCTTTCTGGTAAAAGATATCATAAGCAAACAAATGGAACAGTACGTAATTTGCAGTGATGCCTTAGATAAAGTTCAAGAACAAATGATTGGTCttgatgaaaatgttgaaaaatatgACTCAATAGCACCATTTACACAAAATGTAGAATACCAAGATGAAGCCGAGGGTCTTCAAGACTTGCATCCTGATTTCAATGAAAACTATGATTTGTCAGATGACGTTGGAATTCCTTCTACAGCAACAAATACTGAACCATTAATATTAAATGAATTACAAGACCAAGATTACCGACAGTTAGTACAAACACTAAACAAGAAGCAAAAAGAATTTTTCTATCATATCTTGCATCTTATAAAAACATCTGACAAACCATTCTACTATTTCCTGTCTGGTGGAGCTGGTGTGGGTAAATCCCATCTTGTCAAATCACTATATCAAGCAGCACTAAAATATTACAACTCAAAAGCTGGCGAGGACTTTAATGAGGTAAAAATATTATTGCTTGCACCAACTGGAAAAGCTGCTTTTGGCATCAAAGGTAATACAATACATAGTACTTTTGCAATTCCAGTCTGCCAATGGCTAAAGAATTACAAACCTCTTGACTCAAGCAGACTTAACACCCTTAGATGTAAACTACATGCTGTAAAACTAATATTTCTAGATGAGATTTCTATGGTAGGCAATACTATGTTTAatatacaaataaataatagactAAAAGATATAAAGGGTAGCAGAGAATTCTTTGGAGGTGTAAGCATCATTGCATTAGGTGACTTGTTTCAGCTCGAACCAGTCATGGATAGCTATGTCTTTaagaacatgaaaaatgcaGAATATGCAGCTCTTGCCCCGAATATATGGCAGGAACTTTTCACAATGTTTGAACTAGATGAAATTATGAGACAAAGAGACAGTAAAGCATTTGCTGAAATTCTTAACAGGTTAAGGGAAGGTAACCACACTCCTGAGGACAttgcaaaactaaaacaaagatGCATTTCAGAAAATTGTCCAAATTACCCACTTGACATTCCTCACTTGTTCATACAAAATTCTAAAGTTGACGAATTTAATAACAAAGTTCACTTGGCAGCAACTGGTGATAAATATAACATCAGAGCAATAGATAGTGTGATAGGCGCTAACTCTGCGGAACTTAGAGACAAGATATTAAAGCAAATACCACTTGATCCTAGGAAAACTAAGCAGTTAGCTTCAAATCTTCAACTTGCCGCGGGTGAGAGAACAGAACTAGTAGTAAATCTAAGAACTGATGATGGTATGACAAATGGAGCTGGCAATATAATAAAGAGAATACAATTACATGACAGAAATAAACCATCTGGTGTAATATGGGTACAATTTGATCATGCAGATGTGGGAGAAAAAACCAGACACGATAACAAGCATTTGTATGTAAACAATATCGATAGAGCATGGACTCCAATAAAACCTACAACTGTACAATTTGCTGTTGGAAGAACTCAAACAGCTCAAGTTGTAAGAAAACAGTTCCCCCTGAGACCTGCAGCTGCTAAAACCATACACAGATCACAAGGTGATACTGAGACTAAAATAGTTGTTAACTTCAACACTAGAAGAACGATACCTCACATACATTATGTAGGATTGAGTAGAGTAACAACCATTGAAGGACTATATATCACTGACCTTTGCGAAAATAAAATAGCTGTTAATTCTCAAGTAAAAGATGAAATGCAACATTTGCGAACTCACAGACATCTCAAACTTTCTGTTACTCCTATCTATAATACAGACGAGActgcttttaaaatttgtttcctTAACACAAGATCATTACATAGACATATTGAAGATATACGCAAAGACATGAACTATACAAGTGTTGATGTCAATATTTTCTCAGAAACAAGACTGAGTCATTTGGACAAAGATTCTGACTATGCCATAACAGGATATTCTCTATTTAGAAATGACAATTGCTCAACTACTATCAATACTAGGCCTTATGGTGGCACAGCAGTATACAGTAAAACTCCTTTTGCTCCTGGGTATCCACTTTGCAAAAACAGTCATGGAATTGAGATAACTATTATAAAAGTCATCACATATCCAAATCTTACAATCATAGGTGTTTACCGTTCACCAAAAGTACCAGTAACCCAAATGTGTACTGCACTTACACAAATTCTAAATCTGTATATTTCTGAGTACAGTATTTTTATTGGTGATTTTAATGTCAATTGGTTGAACCAAAAAGACATAACTCATCTTCATAacttatttataacaaaaaataattatagacAATTAGTATCATGCTATACTACTGATAACAGAACCACAATTGACCATATCTATACTAATTTGCCTGAACCAGAAGTCACTTTTCACATTTTAGAAACTTATTTCTCTGATCACAAAGCAATATGTgcatccattcaaccaaaaacTTTGTACTAA
- the LOC136929705 gene encoding uncharacterized protein produces MTCGSDALQNQHSTYMRSTEQGVPQNNSPKRKRSAYMRKYRKSAKTAKSLPCQITTCEKNIEDQSKSSQEMDTSEAIQAKAKKIENLILKFHGIVSHGPLYICSCCDQLWYKHSVSLAGKLINSNPAAKRYLHQRKSVNNQEWLCKTCRSYLVKNKVPSVALLNGMQFPVKPDFFDLNELECRLLAPRLAFQKLMQAPRGRQFKIHGNVVNVPAEVSDTVNMLPRLPSETGTIKVNLKRRLQYKSSALSLNVRPQKVVQAANWLIGNSSLYKQEGITLNQNWGTQCSDNSLIDDSNIEDQNQQLSKDVNKSGGTNIHTDTNCNEMFESEDEWSEDEAEIPAGVTDTMLTKTDFIEDNETRNILNVAPGEGNKPLSIFRDQHSEELAYPGIFLGQKRPENKDRLVKVHYSDICKSELRRSDRRAAMCVENIFFKAKKLQMKILLGKSQVALRKCKGNSRSLNAGQLKCEGAIERLIHLDEGFQFLRALRGSPPYFEKAKKDLFAMIRQLGPASLFCSFSSAETQWTHFLKILGQLVDDKEYSIAELENMNWDDKCRLIQSDPVTCARHFDYQISQFITNFLLNKAQPLGKISDWFYRVEYQQRGSPHIHMLIWLEGAPVFGVDDDVLVTNFIDNIISCQWPDNNTELQKLVNRQIHRHTHTCKKKSNNECRFNYPQPPMRATEILYPLEKDTSPCKMKQLKETWKTIKKQLNDLKEGEFMTFEELLLKLKVTESDYRLAVRSSLNSPTVFLKRQPNELRVNNYNPACLQAWRANMDIQFILDVYACAMYIVSYISKAQKGMSELLRQACAEARKGNSSIKQQVRDIGNKFLNSVEISAQEAVYIILQLPMKKSSREVLFINTAPPNERVQLLKPINDIKEMEDDCEDVYSTGLLRRIALPV; encoded by the coding sequence ATGACATGTGGTTCTGATGCATTACAAAATCAACACAGTACATATATGAGATCGACAGAACAGGGTGTGCCACAAAACAACAGTCCAAAAAGAAAGCGTAGTGCCTACATGAGGAAATACAGGAAAAGCGCTAAGACTGCTAAAAGTCTTCCATGCCAAATAACAACTTGTGAGAAAAATATTGAAGATCAGAGTAAATCCAGTCAAGAAATGGATACATCAGAAGCAATCCAAGCAAAGGcaaaaaagatagaaaatttaatattaaagtTTCATGGCATTGTGTCTCATGGCCCATTATATATTTGTAGCTGTTGTGACCAGTTATGGTATAAACACAGTGTTTCTCTAGCTGGTAAACTTATCAATTCAAATCCTGCTGCTAAAAGATATTTACATCAAagaaaaagtgtcaacaaccAAGAGTGGTTGTGTAAAACATGCCGTAGCTACttggtaaaaaataaagttcCATCTGTTGCTCTTCTAAATGGAATGCAGTTTCCAgtaaaaccagatttttttgACCTCAATGAACTAGAATGTAGACTTTTAGCTCCAAGACTTGCATTCCAAAAACTAATGCAAGCACCTAGAGGAAGGCAGTTCAAAATCCATGGGAATGTTGTAAATGTACCAGCTGAAGTCTCTGATACTGTCAATATGTTGCCAAGGCTACCCAGTGAAACTGGTACAATTAAGGTAAATTTAAAGAGAAGATTACAATACAAAAGTTCAGCATTGTCACTCAATGTAAGACCACAAAAAGTTGTTCAAGCAGCCAATTGGCTTATAGGTAACAGCAGCCTGTACAAACAAGAAGGAATAACACTAAATCAAAATTGGGGAACACAATGTAGTGACAATTCTTTAATAGATGACAGTAATATTGAAGATCAAAACCAGCAATTATCAAAAGATGTCAATAAAAGCGGAGGTACCAATATTCACACTGATACCAACTGTAATGAAATGTTTGAAAGTGAAGATGAGTGGAGTGAAGATGAAGCAGAAATTCCTGCTGGAGTTACTGACACAATGTTAACAAAGACTGATTTCATTGAAGATAATGAaacaagaaacattttaaatgtTGCACCAGGTGAAGGAAACAAACCTCTGAGTATTTTCAGAGATCAGCATTCTGAGGAATTAGCATATCCTGGTATATTCCTTGGTCAAAAACGACCAGAAAATAAAGATAGACTTGTCAAAGTTCATTATAGTGATATTTGTAAATCAGAATTGAGAAGATCAGATAGAAGAGCTGCAATGTgtgttgaaaacatattttttaaagccaagaaacttcaaatgaaaattCTTCTGGGAAAATCACAAGTTGCCCTTAGAAAATGCAAAGGCAATAGCAGATCCTTAAATGCAGGGCAGCTTAAATGTGAAGGAGCAATAGAACGATTGATTCATCTTGATGAAGGATTTCAATTTCTTAGAGCACTGAGAGGGTCACCTCCATATtttgagaaagcaaaaaaagacttGTTTGCAATGATAAGACAATTAGGAccagcttctttgttttgtagtttctcTTCAGCAGAAACACAGTGGACTCATTTTCTTAAAATACTTGGTCAACTAGTTGATGACAAAGAATACAGTATTGCTGAGCTAGAAAATATGAACTGGGATGACAAATGCAGATTAATTCAAAGTGACCCAGTGACTTGTGCTAGACATTTTGATTATCAAATCAGTCAGTTTAtaactaattttcttttaaataaagcTCAACCATTAGGCAAAATTTCTGACTGGTTCTACAGAGTAGAATATCAGCAGCGGGGTTCACCCCACATTCACATGCTTATATGGCTTGAAGGTGCACCAGTATTTGGAGTTGACGATGATGTGCTTGTCACAAATTTTATTGATAATATCATTAGTTGTCAGTGGCCAGATAATAATACTGAATTACAAAAACTGGTAAACAGGCAAATCCATAGGCATACTCACACATGCAAGAAAAAGTCAAATAATGAATGTCGCTTTAACTACCCCCAACCTCCTATGAGAGCAACTGAAATCCTTTATCCTTTAGAAAAAGACACATCGCCGTGTAAAATGAAACAGCTCAAGGAGACCTGGAAAACTATCAAGAAACAATTAAATGATTTAAAAGAAGGTGAATTTATGACGTTTGAGGAACTCCTTCTTAAGTTAAAAGTTACTGAAAGTGACTATCGCTTAGCTGTCAGGTCATCTCTTAATTCACCAACTgtttttttgaaaagacaacCAAATGAATTAAGAGTAAATAACTATAATCCTGCTTGTCTTCAGGCTTGGAGAGCAAACATGGATATTCAATTTATCCTTGATGTGTATGCGTGTGCAATGTATATAGTTTCATATATTTCTAAAGCACAAAAAGGAATGAGTGAACTTTTACGGCAAGCATGTGCTGAAGCCAGAAAAGGCAATTCTAGCATAAAACAACAAGTCAGAGACAttggaaacaaatttttaaatagTGTTGAAATCAGTGCTCAAGAAGCTGTTTATATAATTTTACAGCTTCCTATGAAGAAATCATCACGTGAAGTACTATTTATTAATACAGCTCCTCCCAATGAAAGAGTGCAACTTTTAAAACCAATAAATGACATCAAAGAAATGGAAGATGATTGTGAAGATGTATACAGTACTGGTCTTTTGCGGAGAATCGCACTGCCAGTCTAG